From Parasteatoda tepidariorum isolate YZ-2023 chromosome 1, CAS_Ptep_4.0, whole genome shotgun sequence, one genomic window encodes:
- the LOC107436230 gene encoding LOW QUALITY PROTEIN: SET and MYND domain-containing protein 4 (The sequence of the model RefSeq protein was modified relative to this genomic sequence to represent the inferred CDS: deleted 2 bases in 1 codon), producing MAAYTCWQDVLDDITVRCKKSKTLVRFAKLKNNEDRVEFCLRDDFIRNKAQQWLNIMCSSRHKKYWEKANELRVEGNQCFQEKSYSKAVEFYTQSILAAPFPKSEDSADNRIEELALGYGNRSAALFHLHKNEECLLDIDRAIHYNYPINLRFKLFQRKGQCYMKLNQPDAAMEAFNMSVELLKEASLDPKRLARQENDVETLIKAVEEMKPPDEEKEAVRSHILPLSYGSNHSIDNASCAVDIKNDKTKGRFVVANRELSPGDTLFVEEAYSSVLLPVHYPSHCHHCYVKSLAVVPCHQCSQVRYCSQKCADLSWEKYHKWECGNLDLLHSVGIAHLSFRTILVTGLDFLQENREELVKSSTSLYPFDFPDGKYRNDYFAVYHLVAHDDMPTDDTFQYALTALLLLMLLDRMNYFATLESQTLRERLISCNLNSRVGSAPSTPTHKSRSPVHSRLSVNSVEENDMPTGPPAMEMFISGLILRHILQLICNANAITELQTSSQSGTSVLNQKQVKIATGLFPTVSLMNHSCNPSVISSFSRNVLXEFFFTCECDSCENEDEREQRFQALKCPSCSGPLRAPDSTNKASCLDCDKPNDCTTSLRKVFTAHDLYVQGLQLAAKGSFKDALERLKKCYKIREKVMYKYNRQLSEVQDQLACCYASLDKMMLAVEYLRPTLTITEHIFGVYSIEYGNELQKYSDLLINALAQSYHERSASDQDFRILVEETREVLEKSHLIFSIHYGPYHEGLQELKAKQKQLEMFSVH from the exons ATGGCGGCTTACACATGCTGGCAAGATGTACTTGATGATATTACTGTACGGTGCAAGAAATCAAAGACTTTAGTACGATTTGCTAAATTAAAGAACAATGAAGACAGAGTGGAATTCTGTCTTAGAGATGATTTCATTAG aaataaggCTCAGCAGTGGCTCAATATCATGTGTTCATCTcgacataaaaaatattgggaaaaaGCGAATGAACTAAGAGTCGAAGGAAATCAGTGTTTTCAAGAGAAATCATACTCAAAGGCTGTAGAATTTTACACACAg agcATTCTTGCTGCACCGTTTCCAAAATCTGAAGATTCTGCTGACAACCGCATTGAAGAACTTGCTTTGGGATATGGTAATCGATCGGCTGCTTTATTTCACTTACACAAAAATGAG gaATGTCTATTAGATATTGATCGAGCGATTCATTACAATTATCCCATCAATCTCAGATTTAAGCTATTTCAACGAAAAGGGCAATGCTACATGAAACTAAATCAGCCCGATGCAGCTATGGAag CTTTCAATATGTCGGTGGAACTTTTAAAAGAAGCGTCATTGGATCCAAAGCGTTTAG CTCGCCAAGAAAATGATGTAGAAACCTTAATAAAAGCTGTTGAGGAAATGAAGCC GCCAGATGAGGAAAAAGAGGCAGTACGTTCTCATATTCTTCCATTAAGCTATGGCTCCAATCATTCTATTGACAATGCTTCATGTGCAGTAGACATTAAGAATGATAAAACAAAGGGTCGGTTTGTTGTG GCTAACAGAGAGTTATCACCTGGTGATACTCTGTTTGTGGAGGAAGCCTATTCATCTGTATTGCTGCCTGTTCATTATCCATCTCACTGCCATCACTGTTATGTCAAATCGTTAGCTGTAGTTCC GTGTCATCAGTGTTCACAAGTTCGTTACTGCTCCCAAAAATGTGCTGATTTATCATGGGAGAAATACCACAAATGGGAATGTGGTAATTTAGACCTATTGCATTCG GTGGGTATCGCTCATTTAAGCTTCAGGACAATTCTAGTCACTGGATTAGATTTTCTCCAAG AAAATCGTGAAGAGCTAGTGAAGTCTTCAACCTCATTATATCCCTTTGATTTCCCTGATGGTAAATACAGAAATGATTACTTTGCAGTTTATCATCTGGTGGCCCATGATGACATGCCTACAGACGACACTTTTCAATATGCATTG ACAGCCCTCCTTTTGCTGATGCTATTGGATCGAATGAACTATTTCGCCACCTTAGAAAGCCAAACATTACGCGAAAGGCTCATCAGCTGCAATCTTAACAGCCGTGTAGGGTCTGCTCCATCCACGCCAACTCATAAATCTAGAAGCCCCGTCCATTCTCGTCTCTCTGTAAATTCAGTCGAAGAGAACGACATGCCGACTGGTCCACCCGCTATGGAAATGTTTATTAGTGGACTGATACTGCGTCATATTCTGCAATTGATCTGCAATGCCAATGCTATAACAGAATTGCAAACATCATCTCAAAGTGGTACTTCTGTTCTTAACCAGAAACAAGTGAAAATCGCCACTGGACTTTTTCCCACTGTCAGTCTCATGAACCATTCGTGCAATCCCTCTGTTATATCCAG tttttctcggAATGTACTTNat gaatttttttttacatgtgaATGCGATTCTTGTGAAAATGAAGATGAACGGGAGCAAAGatttcaa gCATTAAAATGTCCGTCATGTAGTGGTCCACTTCGAGCACCAGACTCTACAAATAAAGCTTCGTGCTTAGATTGTGATAAACCCAATGACTGCACCACTTCATTAAGA aaagTCTTCACTGCTCATGACCTTTATGTGCAAGGCCTGCAACTTGCTGCTAAGGGTAGCTTCAAAG atgCACTTGAAAGACTAAAGAAATGCTACAAAATTCGTGAAAAAGTCATGTACAAGTATAACAGACAGCTCTCTGAAGTCCAAGATCAGTTGGCATGTTGTTATGCTTCATTag acAAGATGATGCTTGCTGTGGAGTATTTGCGGCCAACTCTCACAATAACTGAGCACATCTTTGGGGTATACAGTATAGAGTATGGTAATGAATTACAGAAATACTCTGATCTACTTATCAATGCTCTTGCTCAATCCTATCACGAACGATCTGCCAGTGACCAAGACTTCAG gatTCTAGTGGAAGAGACAAGAGAAGTGCTGGAGAAATCCCATCTCATCTTTTCCATCCATTATGGTCCATACCACGAAGGCCTTCAGGAGCTGAAAGCCAAGCAAAAGCAACTCGAAATGTTCTCAGTCCATTAG